The DNA segment GTGTCGACAGATCCTCACTACTTTTAGTCGCCCAGTGGAACGATCGCGCCCCGGTCGCGTGCGAACCCGTCGATCGAGCCCTTTTTCGTGGTGGCCGATCCAGTCCGTCTGTGCGTATCGAGAACAGCTTCATTCCCGTGCGGGGCGTCGGGGAGAAGACCGAACGCAAACTGTGGAAGGCGGGGGTGACACACTGGGACGAGTTCGAGCACGACGTTGTCGGTCCGACGCTTTCGACTCGTATCGAGACGTTTATCGAAACTGCCAGCGATCGACTCGAACGGGCCCAGTACGGGTTCTTCGCCGACTGCCTCCCAGCAAACTCCCAGTGGCGGCTCTTCGAGAACGCAGGATCGGACGCCTGTTATCTCGACATCGAGACGACCGGATTGAGTCGCCACCGGGACGTGGTCACGACCGTATCGATGCACCAGGGCGGGTCGACCGAAACGCTCGTTCGAGGGCGCGACCTCACGCGGCAGCGACTGGCGGAGCGACTGGCCGATGCTCCCTTGCTCGTCACGTTCAACGGACGACGGTTCGACGTGCCGTTCATCGAGCACGCCTTCGACCTGGACCTCCAGGTGCCACACATGGATCTCTACTCCGCTTGCCGTACCGTCGGGTTGTCCGGTGGTCTCTCCGACGTCGAACGTCAGTTCGGAATCGAACGGGACGACCCAGATATCTCGGGCCGGGACGCCGTCCGCCTGTGGCACGAGTACGAACGCGGCGACGAGGCGGCGCTCGAGACGCTCGTCCGCTACAACCAGGCAGACACGATCAACCTGGAACCGATCGCGCGCGACGTCACGAGTCGACTCCACGACTCGGTGTTCGGGACCGTTCGACGATCGGGCGACGAGACGTGACGCGCCGCTGGTACCGACGCGGTGGCTACTGGACGTTCGGATCGACGACGGAGACGGTCCCCTCGCTCGTCACCTCGACTTCGTACCCGCAGAAGCGAAAGCAAACCGACCCCTTCGTCGTGCTATCGGACGCAAACAACGCGTCCAGCGCGTCCGGATCACACACCCGATAGAGCGAGTCGTACTCAGGCGGTCTGAGTGCCGTCGGATCGACGCCCTCGTGTTCTGCGACCGCCGTGACGATCGCGATACTCGGTGGCTCTTCTACCCCCCGGGATCGGTCCGCTGAGGCCAGCATTGGCACACTCCAACCCTCCGGTAGCCATAAACCTACCGAGATCTGTCTATTCTTCCAAAAATTTGTAACTGAATCCGCCAATTGACTATTTAGAATTCTGAGATATGCAGAAACCGCTCTATGGGCCAGATAGACCAGCACGACAGTCACACGGTTGGTGCCGAGACGGCGGTCGGAGCGTCTGCTATCGGGTCCCACTCCTCACAAGCTGGATCTGCGCATCCTTCGACTACCCCCGTGTCTCACTATCGTATACGTGGACAGGACCCGTGGAATTGGATGTCCAACCGTGGCTACGACAGTCTCCACCGAAAAATTCTGGGGAACTCGTAATTCGAGGCGGGAACTCCTTTTTTGCTGGACAGCCCCCATCCGCTCCGCTCACCGTTGGTGTCCTCGCGATACGAACGAAGTGTCCCCCTCGCAAGCCAGGGGTGGATTGTGAACCACCTGAATTTCGGTCGCTTTGCTCCCTCGTTCCGTACTTCACATCCCACGTCCGCACTTCGCGCCTCCCTTCGTTCGACGCAGACTGCCTCGCGGTTCGCTCCGCTCATTGCTCGGGACACCGTGATTCTCACTCCGTTCGAATCACGCAAGCCAGGGGTGGATTGTGAACCACGGTCGATCGCTTCCGCGCTCACTCCGTTCGCGAGACTGCGCTCTCCCTGATTCAAATCCCACAGACGGATCGTGCCGCTCGCGAATTGCTCGCGGCACCGAAGCCAGGGGTGGGATTTGAACCCACGAAGTCTCGATTACAAGTCGAGTGCATGAACCGCCCATGCTCCCCTGGCGCGACGTGGCACGCAATCGGTGGTTAGCGGTCGCCCTTTGAGTGTGTATCGCTTTTGTCTTTCCCGTCCAGGGACCGTTCCAGGACGCGGCGGCGGGTTTCGTAGCCGTGATCGTCGTAAAACGCCCGGGCGCGTTCGTTCGCTTCGAGTACCTCCAGTCGGCAGACGTCGGCCCCTCGCTCGGCGAGGGCGGTTTCGGCCGCTTCGAGTAACTCACCACCGATTCCCTGCCCACGGTGGTCGGGCCGAACCCAGATATTCGAGAGCAGTCCCCGTGTCTCATCGAAGGCGATGGTCTGCGTTTCGATCGTCACCGTCGCGAACCCGACGATAGATCCAGTCTCCGACGACGCGTCGGAGCCGGGCCGGCGAGCGACGATGAGGCCGCCTGCCGACTGGTGGGCCGAGAGGAGGTGAGAGATCGCCTGGCGGTTCTCTTCGACGGAGACCGCGGAACCGTGCTCGCGCTGTTCGGCGGCGAGGCGAAGCCAGCACTCGACGACCACATCCACGTCGTCGGGCGTCGCCGGTTCAATCACCGGCCGATCGTTTCGGGGCATCTGCTATGGCGTCGACGGCGACGAGCGAGTCGCCGGTCAAGAGCGTGAGAGCGGCACCGCCGCCCGTACTCACGTGCGTGAATCCGTCGATCCCGAGGGCGTTCATGGCAGAGGCGGTGTCGCCGCCACCGACGATGCTCGTCTCCACGTCGGCCGCAGCCCGGTACAGCGTTCGCGTGCCGGTCG comes from the Halovivax cerinus genome and includes:
- a CDS encoding GNAT family N-acetyltransferase; translation: MPRNDRPVIEPATPDDVDVVVECWLRLAAEQREHGSAVSVEENRQAISHLLSAHQSAGGLIVARRPGSDASSETGSIVGFATVTIETQTIAFDETRGLLSNIWVRPDHRGQGIGGELLEAAETALAERGADVCRLEVLEANERARAFYDDHGYETRRRVLERSLDGKDKSDTHSKGDR
- a CDS encoding ribonuclease H-like domain-containing protein, which translates into the protein MRIENSFIPVRGVGEKTERKLWKAGVTHWDEFEHDVVGPTLSTRIETFIETASDRLERAQYGFFADCLPANSQWRLFENAGSDACYLDIETTGLSRHRDVVTTVSMHQGGSTETLVRGRDLTRQRLAERLADAPLLVTFNGRRFDVPFIEHAFDLDLQVPHMDLYSACRTVGLSGGLSDVERQFGIERDDPDISGRDAVRLWHEYERGDEAALETLVRYNQADTINLEPIARDVTSRLHDSVFGTVRRSGDET
- a CDS encoding HalOD1 output domain-containing protein, which translates into the protein MLASADRSRGVEEPPSIAIVTAVAEHEGVDPTALRPPEYDSLYRVCDPDALDALFASDSTTKGSVCFRFCGYEVEVTSEGTVSVVDPNVQ